The DNA region ATCACATCTTTCACCTACTTGTCCCCACAAGCAAATAATCACTATCACTATATTACcaatcaaataagaaaataccTTAGACAAGCACAACCACAAGCACGAGGTCTAGAACATCATGAAATAGTTGTTACATACACAATTTCCAAACTTATATGGCGGTAAAATTTCCCCATCAAAAGTACTTATCTACCCGGATTCAATAAGTGAAATAAAAAAGCCCTAAATTTACCCAAATGCCAAACGTTTATCTACAGCAACAATTTATAAATTGCATATAAAGTCAAGGGCAAATGCATATTCAATCGCAAAAATATCAATTCTTCATGTAAGATCCACAAATTAACCCGATTCTGACcttaaaaatcaagttttttCCGATTCTTCCAGCCGGATGATTAGCTGCATACTCTTCTTTGGTCAAATTCCTAGCGCCCATCATAGCAATCGCCACCGTGTCCCCAAACACCATCTGAATAGCCGTCGATGTAACCGGCGCCAAATCAAACGGACACAACTCCCTCTCAACTGGCAAATGAACGTTCATATGACAAACATCCGCAAGTGCATTACCCTCAAGCGACGTCACCGACACAAGATAAGCACCCTTAGCCTTGGCGCAGGGGACAAGTCTCAACAACTCCTCTGTGTTCCCACTCTTACTAAGGAGAACCAAAACGTCTTGATCGCTCAAGATCCCGATATCGCCGTGAAGGGCGTCGACAGGGTTGAGAAACCCGGACTTGATGCCGAGAGAGATCAATGTCTGAGAGATTTTGTTGGCGACAAATCCGGACTTGCCGACACCCGTGAAGAAGATTGTGCCCCGACATTTGAGGAGGGTTTGGGTGAATGACAAGGCTTGAGGCAAGGAAAGGTGTTGGAAGAAGTAGTTAAGGTGGTTTTGTTGGGATTTGAAAAGGTTTAAGAGTGTTGTTTCAGAGATTTGGGGAGATCGAGGGAGAGAGCCCATTGTTTTGTGTTTGGGTTTTGGATGTGCGAATGTCTAGGAGAAGACAACGATGTTTAACGGAAATTGTGGAGGAGTTTGGTATATGCCGTTATTTTTCGCGGAAAAAATGTGAATGAAGAAAACTAGAAAGTGATGTCACGTTGGCGGAGTGACTGATTGAACGTGCCGAATTTTTTTGAAAGAATCGAATGAAAGCCCGGATGATCACTTCTTTCACTTACAGTCTATTACTAGAAACATAGCCGGTTACCTCAAATCTGGTTCGGTAAACtggaaatttatattatgtctTTCGAATAAATGGAGATTCGTGGAATCAGACAATTGAAATTTCGATGAGAGACTAGACTTTCGGTCATTCAGGATTGCTTTTTGTACCACTCTTTTTTTAACCGGACCAACCTGTGTAACTGGAAATCGACTCATGATCGAATTCGATTTTTATAAAAAGTtggattaattaaaaatctaatcaaaatcGATAAATTGATTGAACTGATCAAATGACCCAATTGGATTTgccaataattaaaattctaattcagtaattttttattgtattgtttaatttttcgATGAAAGCAATCCtgactagggctggatttgagccgagccgagccgagctcgacttgcaaccagctcgggctcggctcggtttatttataggctgctcgagttcggttcgagCTCGATTCGAGCTCAGTTCGGCTCTAGTTTAACTCATTTTCAGTTCAGTTCGACTCAGTTAGGCTCGTTTctcattatcaaaacgatatcgtttttaatatatatagatcaaaacgacgtcgttttatataaaaaaaattttttaaaaatatatcgaGCCAACCcgagtcagctcgagctcgatcgaaccGAGCAAAgtccggctcgtttcgggctcgagtccaaccctaatcctctataatattttatcctgACAAAAATGATGTTTGAGTCAAATTTACCAGTGTTAtcaaaattgtatatcaaaGAGTTATCAAAAAATAGTACTTATAATTTAAGGGAGTTCTCAATTCTATAGGGTCTACAAAATTAGGACCGCATATATTTAGgctaatattttttgtttttcttagttatatatatatatatatatcatataaaagaGGATTATCACTCAAGGTAGAAGAATTGTTATTCTTTTTGGTGgatatctttatatataatttatgtaattaaaaattaataaaattatttgaaataattaaattgaccaatcaaattaattaaatcaatcaaattatgaatcaataaaacaaattgTCCGGTTTTAAAACATTAGTTT from Mangifera indica cultivar Alphonso chromosome 8, CATAS_Mindica_2.1, whole genome shotgun sequence includes:
- the LOC123222934 gene encoding probable arabinose 5-phosphate isomerase; translated protein: MGSLPRSPQISETTLLNLFKSQQNHLNYFFQHLSLPQALSFTQTLLKCRGTIFFTGVGKSGFVANKISQTLISLGIKSGFLNPVDALHGDIGILSDQDVLVLLSKSGNTEELLRLVPCAKAKGAYLVSVTSLEGNALADVCHMNVHLPVERELCPFDLAPVTSTAIQMVFGDTVAIAMMGARNLTKEEYAANHPAGRIGKNLIFKVKDVMKKQDELPVCKERDMIMDQLVELSSKGCGCLLVIDENYQLIGTFTDGDLRRTLKASGEAIFKLTVGEMCNRNPRTIGPDAMAVEAMRKMESPPSPVQFLPVINDQNVLIGIVTLHGLVSAGL